From Streptomyces sp. NBC_00775, one genomic window encodes:
- a CDS encoding aminoglycoside phosphotransferase family protein: protein MAFEPPQRLVRALGETQHNGGGGAGDWLDKLPELAQKAVDLRELTVERVQAPGGRSSLVVLVRLIDGTPAVLKLAPERARPESERAALAHWDGRGAVRLLNPGDTHGVLLLERLHPDMSVRSLPEAKALLEAAGTLRRLWVEPPAAHVFETVAERTGRQAEAMRASAGADAEVGSLVEAALAARDALLADPPEERLLHGTFRQSKVLAAERMPWLAVGPDPVVGECAFDLARLVRDRVEDLIASPSGSSITRRRVKRLAESLEVDQERLRGWTLFRAVESGVRARRVGRPQDAELLLEFAGWL, encoded by the coding sequence ATGGCTTTCGAACCGCCGCAGCGCCTCGTGCGGGCGCTCGGCGAGACGCAGCACAACGGAGGCGGCGGAGCCGGTGACTGGCTGGACAAGCTGCCCGAGCTGGCCCAAAAGGCCGTGGATCTACGCGAGTTGACCGTGGAGCGGGTGCAGGCGCCCGGCGGGCGCAGCAGCCTGGTCGTGCTGGTACGGCTGATCGACGGGACGCCCGCCGTGCTGAAGCTGGCGCCCGAGCGGGCCCGTCCGGAGAGCGAGCGGGCCGCGCTCGCCCACTGGGACGGACGGGGCGCGGTCCGGCTCCTCAATCCCGGCGACACCCACGGCGTACTGCTGCTGGAGCGGCTGCACCCGGACATGTCCGTGCGGTCGCTGCCCGAGGCGAAGGCGCTGCTGGAGGCGGCGGGCACGCTGCGGCGGCTGTGGGTCGAGCCACCCGCCGCCCATGTGTTCGAGACCGTCGCCGAGCGGACCGGCCGGCAGGCCGAGGCGATGCGGGCGAGCGCCGGTGCCGACGCCGAGGTCGGCTCCCTGGTGGAGGCGGCGCTCGCGGCCCGCGACGCGCTGCTCGCCGATCCGCCCGAGGAGCGGCTGCTGCACGGCACCTTCCGGCAGAGCAAGGTGCTCGCCGCCGAGCGGATGCCCTGGCTGGCCGTGGGCCCCGATCCGGTGGTCGGTGAGTGTGCCTTCGACCTGGCCCGGCTGGTCCGCGACCGGGTGGAGGATCTGATCGCCTCGCCCTCGGGTTCGTCGATCACCCGGCGGCGGGTGAAGCGGCTCGCCGAGTCCCTGGAGGTGGACCAGGAGCGGCTGCGGGGCTGGACCCTGTTCCGGGCGGTCGAGTCCGGGGTCCGGGCGCGCCGGGTCGGACGTCCGCAGGACGCGGAGCTGCTGCTGGAGTTCGCGGGCTGGCTCTGA
- a CDS encoding ferredoxin, with amino-acid sequence MKAATVTATAADPRLDIDWTACQGHGLCAELLPEHIALDEWGYPVFDRGPVPRTALKRARRAAADCPVLALKLTTTQGS; translated from the coding sequence ATGAAAGCCGCCACCGTCACCGCCACCGCCGCCGATCCGCGGCTCGACATCGACTGGACCGCCTGCCAGGGCCACGGCCTGTGCGCCGAACTCCTCCCCGAGCACATCGCGCTCGACGAGTGGGGCTACCCCGTGTTCGACCGCGGCCCTGTCCCTCGTACGGCCCTGAAGCGCGCCCGCAGAGCAGCGGCCGACTGCCCGGTGCTGGCCCTCAAGCTCACGACGACGCAGGGGAGTTGA